In Diabrotica undecimpunctata isolate CICGRU chromosome 9, icDiaUnde3, whole genome shotgun sequence, the DNA window ataaagagacatatgtaagcatatatctaaattatttttctattataaaatagatgactcagtcagtattgagttactttaaaatatatttattatctcataatttgcaatcatcatcatttataaccgatattattgtcgaacttttgttttgatacaagccttctgtctagccggtgtaaagtcgtctgaagtcgatatttattgttttttgcatttgaactaatttgtgcgttattttcaacatattattatattgtttggtaaGTAAATTTTTGCATATAATATTCGGTAGGTtagagtaatgtgtatatttttttgttttactaaatttcattataattcatctaaaatacaatattgtgtgtgtgtgtcaataaaatatgttggaatatttgtattgttcatataaatcatactactatttacctattcaaagTATTTCGtctgaacaaaatttttaaatttcaacggatttgcatacacccccccccccccccccacgaaaagtaatggttttacgtcactgaaaatattttttttattcaattataaccaaaacaaaacatttttactaaaaaaaaaaatcgatcattttttgaccataacttcaaaattaatgtgtacgttaaggggTTAGTCGTTTTGCATGTAGAGTTCTTATTTGTTTcttatatatctatttatttttattcctgtTGTTGAATTTAACCATTTATTTAATTGcagtaaaaaaacaaatttttgtaaTCTCATTTATATTTTAGGTTTTTCTCTAATCAACAATAAAATGGAAACTGCAAACACATCACCTAAACATCCATACTACAAACAACAACAATTAAGTCAACATGATGAAGAAACCATATTAAACAAAAGAGTAAAAGTTCAGATTGGACAAAACCCaaataagtgtgaaatttgcttgaaGGCATTTGTTACAGCACATAAGTTGAAAAtgcatttgcgaacacatacgggggaaaaaccttacaagtgtgacatTTGCTTTAAGGCATTTACTTTATCAGATAAATTGAAAGTACATTTGCGAATACATAcgggggaaaaaccttacaagtgtgaaatttgctttaaggcaTTTGTTACAGCACATAAGTTGAAAAtgcatttgcgaacacatacgggggaaaaaccttacaagtgtgaaatttgctttaaggcaTTTACTATAGGAAATGATTTGAAAAAtcatttgcgaacacatactggggaaaaaccttataaatgtgaaatttgctttaaggcaTTTACTTCATCAAACAATTTGAAAGTtcatttgcgaacacatactggggaaaaaccttacaagtgtgaaatttgctttaaggcaTTTTCTGCAGTAGGTAGTTTGAAAGCGCATTTACGAATACATACTGGGGATagaccttacaagtgtgaagtttgttttaaaGCATTTACTATATCAAATGacttgaaaaagcatttgcgaacacatactggggaaaaaccttacaagtgtgaaatttgctttaaaacatTTACTTCATCAACTAAATTGAAAGTACATTTTCGaatacatactggggaaaaaccttacaagtgtgaaatttgctttaaaacatTTACTTCATCAACTAAATTGAAAGTACATTCTCGAATACATACGGGGGAagaaccttacaagtgtgaaatttgctttaaggcaTTTACTTCATCAAACAATTTGAAAGTTCATTTGCGaatacatactggggaaaaaccttacaagtgtgaaatttgctttaaggcaTTTTCTGCAGTAGGTAGTTTGAAAGCGCATTTACGAATACATACTGGGGATagaccttacaagtgtgaagtttgttttaaaGCATTTACTATATCAAATGACTTAAAAAagcatttgcgaacacatactggggaaaaaccttacaagtgtgaaatttgctttaaaacatTTACTTCATCAACTAAATTGAAAGTACATTTTCGaatacatactggggaaaaaccttacaagtgtgaaatttgctttaaaacatTTACTTTATCAACTAAATTGAAAGTACATATTCGAATACATAcgggggaaaaaccttacaagtgtgaaatttgctttaaggcaTTTACTTCATCAAACAATTTGAAAGTTCATTTGCGAatacacactggggaaaaaccttacaactGTAAAATTTGCTTTAAGACATTTACTACATTAAGTACTTGGAAAGGGCATTTGCAAgtacatactggtgaaaaaccttataaatgtaaaatttgttgtAAGCAATATTCACAGCAAGCTAATCTGAAAAAACATTTGGAAATACATATTTGATAATTagtgtaaatattgttttaaacaattaaCTAAATGAGTATTAGGCATAACtatcgaaataaaaaaataattttactattttaaaagaTGTCTCTATAAATCATTGTACCACCAGACCTctgtatagcaaaagaaattttGTCCATATTTAAAAAACGTTCGATCACTTTTATTCATGTCTCGAAATAGTATGGTAGAAGTGAAGTGCGGGAGTGTATATTTAAGATAGAATAGAACTTAGTTTAGTAaataatgtatttaattattagaaaaaCTATATCTctaaggaaaaatattttaaattattgtatgACATACTTAAATTCATTGAAATGCTGTatacaaagaaataaagaaagaatTTAAAAACTTCTCAGTATTACACATGATATGATAAACATGTTGAAAAATGAATACTTACTTGCTACATGTAAGAGTGTATTTTTAACATACATCTTAAATTGTGGGTCCAATAATGTAGCCAAATCCAATAAACTGCACTGCTCAATTGGATTTTTAAGCCCTTTGACTTTTAGTTTATGGGTCAAGTCCTTGTATATAGTTACGACCAGTCTCATCAAAgctgataatgtaacatcacacaATGCTTtattatgggtgctaaatgtcttattggagaaaagaatcttcatctttaggtgccgtgttcgtattcagacgttggccgtcatcatgtttacaattccccttttctatcgcttcttaactttctataatggcgttgtattactttttctctattgtaaaatgctgaaaacccaaaatatgtggtttatgcaagatggtcccccaccacattctagagagaaggcagttagagcATAcgtaaatacaacttttctgaacgttggattggtcgtattagtcatattccttggcaatgtagtaagatattaatataattatttaatccATAAAAAATCAGAAAAGATTACTTATTGTTCTTTACGTAAAttatttacccatttttattaggacaaatagaaactagagcacaggtattgaataacacatatgtgtcttgttgcataatacttttgctacaaatctaactcagcatttttacaaaaacatcatcgttggcctaataacccatattttttataaatattttataccaaaattcagaagtattaatgtttttgtctattttttcttcgttgcctgaagtaattgccttaaatcagaatcatgcagctgatttgtaaaatgcgattatctcgaaaactgttgagttttgaagttattaacaggtatacttttttttttgttaaaataatatgtctttaatattttctgtcccaaatataggtaacttaaagagcaaaaaagttaagtgcaaattcataccacatatgtggcgccctctgtcagttacatcaaagtgtgcatcaaattataatttcttatatttaaaagtacccagttgtaaatttttatacataaatgtttacaaacatgaaagcaataacgaaaaataatattttatatttgcactttaacaccctgtatctttcttaatatcaacattttattaaagaaatgtGGCTTaattaaatcgtaatattttaaagtgtagaatttactgtacaaaaattatatatatatatatatatatatatatatatatatatatatatatatatatatatatataatatatatatatatattaatattattatttatgcgatatgttttgtattattagtAAATGTTCacaattattttaggcttttgtatttcaaaataataattacaataaatcactgtatgaccgagagctgtcaattttgaaataatttagtgtcatgtctaattgacaaatttcttacgtgtttggtttatacgctggtacatgtgagttcgaatcctaatatgaatttccttttttatttttgaaatatttaaaaactccaCGTTAGTCtcattaaatatatgtaatataggcaaaaatgctaaattttaaaataaaatgaaaatttgcaacataatccgagttgtttgttttttatttttatcttccacaaacattttttgaagttatacttctatacgcgcgttcgacgttggaaatttgtgtgtattcgtatatattgagtgaatcggcaaaatcattacatatgtaagatataggtaagagagagacagaagatatattttctctctcgagaataaaaatgttccttttgtaaacatatttaatatttattaatattattatcatggtaaattaaacatatgtgtAGGTTATGTATATTATCGTTTTTATATACTTATgattattgcattttaatttgtattgtattattgtaatattgaattatgtggcagtgtattgtattgtatttttatattaataacaaaattaacaatgaattttactgcagagtatgtgtaaaaaaattttttgcatttaactccttttatacttatataaaattaaaaatatatattttcattaaaatattgatacaatccttcattaacttattatactcctattacaggtcaaatgtttacatacagcaaacgatgcaccacatacctgtatacctaattctttttctctttgtgctctctcttacctataacattacatatgtaatgattgtg includes these proteins:
- the LOC140449481 gene encoding uncharacterized protein isoform X1; amino-acid sequence: MKSELSTEVDVDIKDVEDVKKDAHKDDSGFSLINNKMETANTSPKHPYYKQQQLSQHDEETILNKRVKVQIGQNPNKCEICLKAFVTAHKLKMHLRTHTGEKPYKCDICFKAFTLSDKLKVHLRIHTGEKPYKCEICFKAFVTAHKLKMHLRTHTGEKPYKCEICFKAFTIGNDLKNHLRTHTGEKPYKCEICFKAFTSSNNLKVHLRTHTGEKPYKCEICFKAFSAVGSLKAHLRIHTGDRPYKCEVCFKAFTISNDLKKHLRTHTGEKPYKCEICFKTFTSSTKLKVHFRIHTGEKPYKCEICFKTFTSSTKLKVHSRIHTGEEPYKCEICFKAFTSSNNLKVHLRIHTGEKPYKCEICFKAFSAVGSLKAHLRIHTGDRPYKCEVCFKAFTISNDLKKHLRTHTGEKPYKCEICFKTFTSSTKLKVHFRIHTGEKPYKCEICFKTFTLSTKLKVHIRIHTGEKPYKCEICFKAFTSSNNLKVHLRIHTGEKPYNCKICFKTFTTLSTWKGHLQVHTGEKPYKCKICCKQYSQQANLKKHLEIHI